In Plasmodium vivax chromosome 14, whole genome shotgun sequence, the genomic window AATgttcttattttttgccaaacGTTACATATACTCTCACTTACATGTAGCAATTATATGTTTGCGCTGTAGCAACAAAGGGTGAGattgctatttttattttttttagtttcgTTGGTGGAggattcccccccccctattttttttttttttttcaagtgtcGAAATTTGGTTTAATATACCTGtggatatatattatttttttccccctcccccgtaCTGTTTGCCCAATTGCCCCTTTGCCCGTTTGCCagttttttttgcgtttaaTAACCCATGTGCATATTTGCACAAGGTACGGCTGTGAGCATTGCATAATGTAAATGTGAGGCGCACGCGAGAATGCCAATTCGAATGCGAAGTTTATGCTATTTTGCTGTTCCTGTTTTGCCACGCATATGTTTTGCTGTACATGTTTTGCTACTTCACCACGTGCATGCTTATTGTGCCCACTTTCCATGCGCACTCGCGCGAACGCGAAACCCTTTTTCGTGAATCTTATcctccaccccctttttttttttttcgaagtGCTTACGCAATTCAgttgattttattttttctatcatatgtatacatatatactaCTTAATATCATTTTACATGTTGGTATGCgcattcttcatttttcgtttccaatttttttttttttttttttttcttaattttactTCATGTTagaaagcaaataaaaacagcCTACTCTTCTTAACATCTCGAGTTTGATTATTTGATAGAGCTTACGTAACTTCTCAGTGTTTAGATGTACATGTACGTTAGCCCAAGTTACCAGCGTTTGCCGCGTTCGCGGCACTCGAAGCGTTCGCGATTGTGTTCCTTCTAGAGTGTTCGCCGTTGCGCAGCCAGTTTTGAACCAGCATAATTGTGAATGCCCCCACCTGCGTGATGCGATATTGCATCGTAAAGCAGCCGTACGAACAGGCAACAGGGGAACGCCCCAGTGAAAGCTGAAGCGGAGGCCAAAGCGAGAGCGGGTGCCAACGTGGAAGCCAGCGTGGAAGCCGACGCGGAAGCCTGCGTGGAAAAACTTACGTGGAACCCCACGCGGAGGCCAACGCTTAAACCAACGCTTATACCAACGCCTGTGAAGGATATACCTTTGCGTGCTCGCGTATGCCCGTGCGCTTGTTTTTACGTTTATGAGAAGCTGCCGGCTTTCTCCAAAGCGCAGCACGAGCAAGTAGGCGCGCTTGCGTTTGCTCCTATGTGTATGCCCATGCGCAGGCGCATagcatacatatgcacatatagtatatgtacatacgcatgtatatatatatgtgcgtaCCTACCTGCGTGCGTGAGCGCCCAGCCGAAGAAGCGTGTTGAATGCTTGCGATTTAAGCCCTATGCTTTTGGCGACTCGTTCCCGCGTCATTATATGATCCCATGTTTTATTCCTCCATTGGGGGCAACTAcgtcgttcgttcgttcgctcGTTCGTTAGCTCCTTcgttggtttttttttttttttttgaaacatGCTTTGCATACTTATGAGCAATTGAATTAAACGgattattttattccttttttttttattttattattttatttttttttttttgcatgttcGTGTGTAAGGGTGTGTCTGCGCgcgtgcatatgtacacacgtgTGTATACGTATACATGTTTGCATCCCCCATTCGTTGTTCCACCCCTCCCAGCCCCTTCACCTTCGCTTGCCTGATCGCTGTGTGCACGCTCGCGCCGATCTGTGTTAGCCTATTGAAGGAACGCACGCGATAAGGAGGTTGTAAATAGGCAACCAGCACATGTGTACGAACACAGTGGTGGGTGTGACTGTATGCACCTCTCCCATGCATGATTTAGTTTGATGTATAGCATACTAGCTTGAAAACATTTGCTTATTTATCTCCCcacgtgtattttttttacttattatttataattttttttttacaacgtGTTGACTGTGTGTAGTATGCCCCCcacttttttatgatttgttatctttttccccacatcgctttgcattttcccGAGTTTCCTTTTTAGTATACACACATGTTCCTTTGCTCCTGCGCCCGATCGACGTGGAGTGTTTCACACGAGTGAGAGATTATGCATTAGTGCCTCCGCGTCGTCCCATTCGTCTCACGTTATTAGCAGTTTATCTGTTCGTCTACCAGcttatctgttttttttttttttttaactcccaTCCCACCTTTTTGCAGTTTGTTtgaatgtgcatttttttttttttttttttttttttttttttttgagagaGAATAAAATAGCTAGCAGATTGACCCCCAATTGTGAGGAGCAAAATAGGCGGCGAAAAGTAGGCTAAGTCGATTGCTCCACACACACCCTCCTATGTATGATTATTTTCCCGTgtgtgaaaagaaaaaaaaaaaaattttgttgaGTTTTGCCAACTTGATGCATTTGCAGTTTCACTTCCCCCTTATATTATAGTTTAATTttcacttccttttttatgtgcgCCCCCTTCGCGTCGCGTGTGTTGCTAATTAATTgagggttttttttcttcacgcCATAGTTACAGTTAACGTGGGCagcgtattttttattatcttcCACTCGCGcccattatatatatgcgtttTGGCAACTTCGCCACGCCcctttgctctttttttttttttttttttttttttttgatcgCGTCATATGCAACCCACGCTCGTTTGACCCTGCACGTTTGCATACCCCTACCTGTGTGACACCTCGCTGCCAAGCGAAGCgcttcattttgtgtgccCCTGCAGTGACCCAAAAGAGAGAAGCTGAAAGGAAGTAGTGCACGCACTTTGTGCCTACGTACATGTGGTCATACGATAAGCAGTTACGATCGCGTAATTAATGTACGTTAAGAGCAGCCAGCGATAGAGCAAGTGGATACGTGTAACTGTCTGCAGCCCCCCTCGCGAAAAACCTGCACCtccatatgtgtgtatgaaAGCACCTGAGTGTATGTAGACGCATCCTACGCCCGTATCAACTCCTCTGaatttttagttttttttccatcccccCAATCGCAGTTGTGCATCTGCACATTGTGTATCTCCACTTTGTGCATCTCCACCTTGTGTATGCCCTCCCCCACCTGTAATGTGCGTGCATGTTTTTACGTGCAAGgattgtgtaatttttttttttttttatttttttcccattttgaacatttAATTACATGCATGCAGTGTAGTGTATTGAATTGTATTGTATTGCATTGTATTGTgttgtagttttttttttttttttccccttcttttttcctcctcccaaTCGTGGCCGCCGTTGAGAGGCAGACGGTCGCCCTCACCCCAttcgtcatttttaatgCTTAAGGTTATCAAGTGGCCATCTTTACCTTCGCATTTGCCATTGCCACGGTCGTCAGTGCTACCCTTTTTTTAGCGTCCCACGTGcagatcattttttaattttcgaAGCGGTGCCGCAGGAGGGgcgcacatatgtacaccaTACACCTTTGCATGTTCGTGCGAAGTAGTGTGTAACGTAGCGTGTAACGTAGCTTGCCCACCGCGCATGCTTATGCAGCAGTTGTTGCGCCAGTGTTCATGCCTTCGCGCCCCCTACCCTGAGGCGTAGCATaagcacatgtgcacacccATCCGCGAGCACACGTAGTCACATTCATCTGCAGAGAGGGAGTTCCTTTGGAGCGCTGTGGTTTTATGTTTCACTCGACATTTTATGCCACTTGtgtttcgctttttttttgggaccCCCTTGAGGTGTATTTATTgaagtgtatattttttttcatttgtgaGAGCAACAGCCCGGGCTCTCCTTTTATCTCCCCCCCGCTAGCCACCTTTGCGCCTGTTTATTACGTCCTTTGAATGTACATCCCCGCCTACCCCACGTCCACGCAAGTCCGTTCCACCTGCGTAccctttttatgaattttttttttttttttttttaattcgcgCCAGTTTGATACTCCACCAGTAGGCACACCGCTCCTTGTGAGCTATTAAGTTGAACGCCAAGTGGAACGAGGCTCCATTTTGCATGAGCACAAGTTGcatgtgtttattttttttactacgtTTACGCAGCAGTGTGTACGAGTTTTCGcctagtaaaaaaaaaaaaataataataaattaaaaaaaaaaaaaaaaaaaaaaaacagctagcCACCACGTCAGCGGTATTTTCATCGCCATCTCCCAGCCCCCTGCCCTGCTGCTACCCTCTCACGTGAACACAGGAGAACATGGAGGAAGTGCCCCAGGAATTGAGTGGCCGAGAAGATGATCAGTGTGTGAAGAAGGCGACGGAGGTGAAGTCGAGCGAGGATGCTGTAGCTGTGAGTggaaagggaggaaaaggcaGCAGCGGTGGTAGCGGTAGTGGCAACGGCGGGGAGGCCGCGGCTGGGACGAGTGGAGGGGCCGGTGGCTACCTGTTCAATTTGATAGATCGATTTAACctgaagaaggtgaagcaGAAGGTGGGAGAAGACGAAGGTGGCAACTTGAAGGAGCCAAATGAGTGCAATGGTACAGACAAGAACGGAGACATGCAGAAAGGAGCTGGTGATGCAAATCGCGATGATGATGCGAGTCGAGATGATGATGCAGAGAAGGCGGAAGAGCCGGATCTCGTCGTGAAGAATGATAATGGCAGTGGTAAGAAGGGCGCAGAGGAAGAGCCCCAGGAAGgggtggaagaagaagacggtAGTGAAGAAACTGGCGAGACGGGCGAAACGGGCGAAACTGCCGAGACAGCCGAGATAGCAGAGATTGCCGACATCGCCGAAGGTGTGGAGAAGAGCGGCAGCCGAGGGAACCCCCAAGATGAGATCGACGAGGGAGAAAGCGAACCCGTTTCTTGTGACGGCGGGAAGAAAGCAACTAGCAAGGGCGCTCCAGAGGACAAGGAGAAGCCAACCAATGCGTCAGACCCCGCCACGGAAGGATGTGGTGATACGAGCAACGAGAGGGGAAGTAACAGGGAGAAGAGTGGCCCCTCCGAACGGGAAAGCGGAAACTGCTGTGAGGACCTGTTGATGAAGAACCCATGCGATAAGGAGCTAACCAAAGTGCAGGAGCTAATCAAgcaaataaagaaaaacgaagagCTGCACAGTGACGAGCCCAACGGAGACCTGTTCTTTCTCTACGACGAGCTGTACCACACTCTTCTTGACCGCCTAGAATCtgcgaaattgaaaaataaagacatGAAGAAGCTCATCAAAAGGGAGATGGAGAAGTTTAAGGAGAACCACAGCATCGTGTCGGACTACCTGAAGGGCTGCGAGCACGAGGTGAAAGCGATGCTGCTGAGTTGGGGCGGCGATGGGGGTGGCGATGGAGGTGGCGATGGTGAGCAGTCGGGTGAACAATCAGGTGAGCAGCCTCGCGAACAGTCTGGTGAGCAATCAGGTGAAAAGTCTTGTGAACAGTCCGGTGAGCAGCCTCGTGAGCAACCCGGTGAGCACCCCTTTGAACAGTCCCGCCGGCAGTCGGAGGAGAGCCAGCCAGCGGCCCCTCGGCAGCTCGACGAAAGGATGTTAAGCCAAGTGAAGAAGTCATTCTACCAGTACTTAGGGGAAAAACTGGATGACGCTTATTATGATCACAGCGCGTTGGAGGAGAGTTTGCTGCACAACAGGAACCTGAGTTTGCTGTTCCTTCTGTTTTGCCAAAAgcatattattcattttgtggAGGAGGTGTTTTGCACCATGTGTCTGATTGTAGAGGAGAGTGAGAAGTGTAGGAACCAAATGAGCTCCCTGTTGAAGCGGCTCACCTGTATGAATCTCTTTTTGCACTTCTTAATTACGACGAATGAGCGGAACGGCGGTGTGGGGAGCGTTGTGCATACTGCTGGAAGTAGCAGTGGTTGCGTGCATGGACTGTATGGTGATAGGGTCTGCCACGGGGATAGGGCCTGTCATGGGGATAGGGTCTGCCACGGGGATAAGACCTGCCATGGGGATAAGACCTGTCATGGGAACAGAACCTGCCACAGCGACATGATGCTGTGCATAAACGGAGTGAGTACCCAGATGCGAATGCACCTGATGGAGAGCAAAGACTACCTGGACGTCAAGCGGGAGACGGAGGAAGTGGGTGAGAACGACGACGAGCACCACCACCTGCATCACCACTTGCATCAGCAGTTGCACCCCCATCAGCAGTTACACCAGCAGTTGCATCCCCATCAGCAGCTGCACCAGCAATTGCACCCTCATCAGCACCTTCACCCGCATCAACACCTGCACGCGCACCACctgcaccaccaccaccatcTGCACCATCACCACCACGAGCTGGCTAACAAAACTAACTTCAGCTCAGTGAGCAATGGGAGCAGCAAGACCAGTAAAATCAACAGGCTGAGTTTGAACAAGAAGACCTCCAATTACTTCCGGAAGGACGTAAACGAAACGCAGGTCAGCCTGTCCACCTGCCTGACGGAGACGTCCGTTGTGGATAAGAAGGTGCgagacaaaaatgtgaagaagaaggttGTGGGCAACGAGAATGGTAGCAGCGGTGCGGTCGAGCCGAGCGAGAAGGGGTCCGCCCCCCCCAAGAAGGCGCCGTATGAGAACGCGGCAAGTGGCAGCGCGAATGGGAGTGGAAATGGGAGCGGCCATGGGAGTGGCCACGGAAGCGGCAACGGGAGCCGAAGCGGGAAGAACGCGCAGGGGAACGGCGTGGCGAACGACTACTTCAGCGACATGATGGTCTACATCTCGTGGGTCCCCAAGAGCGCCCGGTGCCAGTACCCATTAGAGCTGCCGAAAAACTCGGCGGAGAGGAACAAGCTAGCCGAATACATAGAGGCCAAGGAGCAAATGCTCTACATTTTGAAGCTCATGGGGTACGAAGAGATagacaatatatattttcaccCACCAAAAGGATCCCacatcaaaataaaatttaaaacgcTATCCTGCATGAACAAATTCCTGAAGGCGTATAAAAACACCCCAGACAAGTGGAAGGAGGacatgtttaatttttttaacatcccCTTGAGGAGCAGCATTTCCGTGAGGGACCTTCGGATTGAGAGAGCTGTTCCTAGGTCGTCTGCGGcagagtttaaaaaaattaaaaaaatgaataaaaattaccacgatttgtttttatttaaggATAATTATAACCTGTGTGAGGATGGCAATAGCAACGcttccaaaatggagaaggtCAGTCTGCACTACGATGCGTTTAACAAGCATATCATTGTGCATAACAAGGCAGGAGGGGCAACCCCAGACGCGTCGGCGTCTGTGACTGCATCCGCGTCCGCGTCCGCACCCGCTGGCGTTGCTGCCACCCCCACTGCGGCAGGGGCGGTAGGGGTGGGAATAACGGACCACCACCATCATCACAGTGGAAGCTCCCATGTTGGCTTGAAAAAGAGCGTTGATCAGAGAAAGGGCATTTCCAAGATGAAGGGCGTCATGGGATCCCTGGGTGGTGAACTTACCTCGGGGGTTGTTGTGCATGGCGTGGGTGGAAGTCGGTCAGCTCTGGAGGACCTGCACAGCGCCAGCATGGCTTTGGGCGTGGACGCCGCGAGCACCGCTTCGTACGGAGGTTTGGGCGGCTTTGACGGTGTGGGCAGTTTGGGCGGCGGCATTTCCGGCGGCCTTTCCAGCGGCGTGACGAACATCATCGGGGGCGTGGCCGCTGGCAGCGGGACGCACGCGCACCACCCCTTCTCGGGCCACAACAACACCAGCAGCACCACCACCACGGCCACCGCGTTGATGGCGTCCAACGGAATGCTCAACAAGGTTAGCGGCGTGAGTGGAGTTAGCGGCGGCAGCGGGGTTTACTTAGGGGGCAAGAGCGGCGGGAATAACGTGCGCGATGGAGGCCGGACCTTCCTAGCGGGCACCCACATGGGGAGTGGAGTCGTGACTGGGGTCAGCGGCATGGGAGGCAGCGTCGGCGGCCACTACGGCAGTCACGCAGGATCACACATGGGAAGCCATCTAGGAAGCCACCTCGGATCGCACCTCGGATCGCACCTCGGATCACACCTCGGAGCCCACCTCAGCAGCGACACCTTCAACCACTGCCCCAGCGGAAGGATGCACAGCGGCTGCCTCAGTAACAAGGGGGGGAGCCTAAAACCGAGCTACCCCATTAACCACAACAATACCATGTACACGTCCAGGAGCTCCTCGAAAAATTTGTACCTCATGAAGAGCGCCAAGAATGTCAGCGGCAAGGGCACATGCGTTGGAATGAGTAGCGCTGCCGGCGGAGCAGCAGCGGCAACATCGGGGGGAGGGTCCTTTCTCTCCAGCGCCAAGTTCCTCGGAAGCGGCAGTAGCAGCAGCAATAACGGCATGCATGCCATGAACAAGGATATGCTCACCAATGGAAGTTACACtttgaagaagcagacgCACTACGCGTCCTTCTCGAATAATTCCAGCGGGAATGTAAATTCGCTGAGCGATCATCTGTATGCCTTTAATGGAAGCGGCGGGAGTACGGCCAACGTGAATGGGTTGAGCGGTGCACACGCGATGAGTGGTGGCGCCATTGGTAGTAGCGCCATTGGTAGTAGCGGCTTAGGGAGCAGCGGCTTAGGGAGCAGCGGCTTAGGGAGCAGCGGCTTAGGGAGCAGCGGCTTAGGGAGCAGCGGCTTAGGGAGCAGCGGCCTAGGAAGCCACAACTACGGAGGCAGCAGCATCATCGTCAACAGTATTAATAACAACACGCAGCACAGCAACAACAACAGTAATAATAACTCGACGAGGGGCACGCAGAATGGAACCACCAATTTGAATCACTTCGCGACGAGTTCCCATCTGGATGCGGCTGCGCTCAGCAAGGAGAAGCATATCCTGCGTGGATTTAAAGGTTGCTACATGGGCCTGGGAGGAGTAGGAGGCGGCGGGGTGAGCGCCATGGGCAGCttcggagggggaagcgcgtACTCGGAGAATAACCTGAATAACAGCTGCAGCAACAGTTGCAGCAACAGTTGCAGCAACAGCGTCATCAACAACGGCCACCACCACGGGTTGATGGGCTGCTCCCACGGGCGCGTGGGGGGGGGCGAGTCCCTCAAGTCGCACCCGGCAAGTGGGAGTGGCGGCGGTAACGGCCACGGAAGCGGaagcggaagtggaagcggcaaCGACAACTGCCTGGAGAACTGCCTGGAGAACTGCCTGGAGAGCTGCCTAGAGAACTGCCTGGAGAGCTGCCTGGAGAGCTGCCTGGGCAACTGCCTGGGCAACAAGTGCGGGTCCGAGGGCGCCAGCCAAAAGTACGGCGCCCAAAACGATGAGCTGAAGGAGGACTTCAAAAATTTGATCAACATAGATTTCATCAACGAAATAGACGTGGACTTTGAGGAGAAGCACAACGACAACGTGTCACTGCAGAATGGCAGCCGTGGCAGCGGTGGCAGCGATGGTAGTGGGCATAATAGTGCGAATGTGTGCAAAGGGTTTCAGCGGCTGCACAACAGGCATTTGAGCAGTGGGAAGCGGTTCAACGCGCTGGGCAGCTGCATGAGCGAGGGGCTGCTGAGCGCCAGCGCCACGTGCGTGGGCAACTGTCTTGGGGGCGGAAGCTGCCTCGGCGGAAGCTGCCTCGGCGGTAGCTGCGTGCAGAATTGCCTCGGCGGCAGCTGCGTGGAGAACTGCCTGGGCGGGAGCTGCGTGGGCAGCTGCAACGGCAGCGTCAAGGCGCCAGACTTCGACAAGTTCGACAAGTTTGAGAAGTTCGGGGCCTACGAGAGCTACGACGGGTTTGGGAAGTTTGACAAGTTTGACAAGTTCGACAAGTTCGACAAGTTTGACAAGTTTGACAAGTTCGACAAGTTTGACGGGTTTGAGAAGTTTGACGGGTTTGAGAAGTTTGACGGGTTTGAGAAGTTTGACCGGTTCGACAAATTCGAGACGTATGATAAGCTCCCCTTTGAGAGCGGGTCCCGAGAGCCCAGCTACCTCCTGAACGGAGCGGAAGGTGGGGCAGCGGcggaagaggtggaagagggggaagcggcgggaaacgtggaagagggggaagcggcgggaaACGTGGAAgatggggaagcggcgggagAAGCAGGGGCAGAGGCAAACCCCTTCAACGGCGAATGCGACTTCGCCTACGGCAGTGCCA contains:
- a CDS encoding hypothetical protein, conserved (encoded by transcript PVX_100535A) — translated: MEEVPQELSGREDDQCVKKATEVKSSEDAVAVSGKGGKGSSGGSGSGNGGEAAAGTSGGAGGYLFNLIDRFNLKKVKQKVGEDEGGNLKEPNECNGTDKNGDMQKGAGDANRDDDASRDDDAEKAEEPDLVVKNDNGSGKKGAEEEPQEGVEEEDGSEETGETGETGETAETAEIAEIADIAEGVEKSGSRGNPQDEIDEGESEPVSCDGGKKATSKGAPEDKEKPTNASDPATEGCGDTSNERGSNREKSGPSERESGNCCEDLLMKNPCDKELTKVQELIKQIKKNEELHSDEPNGDLFFLYDELYHTLLDRLESAKLKNKDMKKLIKREMEKFKENHSIVSDYLKGCEHEVKAMLLSWGGDGGGDGGGDGEQSGEQSGEQPREQSGEQSGEKSCEQSGEQPREQPGEHPFEQSRRQSEESQPAAPRQLDERMLSQVKKSFYQYLGEKLDDAYYDHSALEESLLHNRNLSLLFLLFCQKHIIHFVEEVFCTMCLIVEESEKCRNQMSSLLKRLTCMNLFLHFLITTNERNGGVGSVVHTAGSSSGCVHGLYGDRVCHGDRACHGDRVCHGDKTCHGDKTCHGNRTCHSDMMLCINGVSTQMRMHLMESKDYLDVKRETEEVGENDDEHHHLHHHLHQQLHPHQQLHQQLHPHQQLHQQLHPHQHLHPHQHLHAHHLHHHHHLHHHHHELANKTNFSSVSNGSSKTSKINRLSLNKKTSNYFRKDVNETQVSLSTCLTETSVVDKKVRDKNVKKKVVGNENGSSGAVEPSEKGSAPPKKAPYENAASGSANGSGNGSGHGSGHGSGNGSRSGKNAQGNGVANDYFSDMMVYISWVPKSARCQYPLELPKNSAERNKLAEYIEAKEQMLYILKLMGYEEIDNIYFHPPKGSHIKIKFKTLSCMNKFLKAYKNTPDKWKEDMFNFFNIPLRSSISVRDLRIERAVPRSSAAEFKKIKKMNKNYHDLFLFKDNYNLCEDGNSNASKMEKVSLHYDAFNKHIIVHNKAGGATPDASASVTASASASAPAGVAATPTAAGAVGVGITDHHHHHSGSSHVGLKKSVDQRKGISKMKGVMGSLGGELTSGVVVHGVGGSRSALEDLHSASMALGVDAASTASYGGLGGFDGVGSLGGGISGGLSSGVTNIIGGVAAGSGTHAHHPFSGHNNTSSTTTTATALMASNGMLNKVSGVSGVSGGSGVYLGGKSGGNNVRDGGRTFLAGTHMGSGVVTGVSGMGGSVGGHYGSHAGSHMGSHLGSHLGSHLGSHLGSHLGAHLSSDTFNHCPSGRMHSGCLSNKGGSLKPSYPINHNNTMYTSRSSSKNLYLMKSAKNVSGKGTCVGMSSAAGGAAAATSGGGSFLSSAKFLGSGSSSSNNGMHAMNKDMLTNGSYTLKKQTHYASFSNNSSGNVNSLSDHLYAFNGSGGSTANVNGLSGAHAMSGGAIGSSAIGSSGLGSSGLGSSGLGSSGLGSSGLGSSGLGSSGLGSHNYGGSSIIVNSINNNTQHSNNNSNNNSTRGTQNGTTNLNHFATSSHLDAAALSKEKHILRGFKGCYMGLGGVGGGGVSAMGSFGGGSAYSENNLNNSCSNSCSNSCSNSVINNGHHHGLMGCSHGRVGGGESLKSHPASGSGGGNGHGSGSGSGSGNDNCLENCLENCLESCLENCLESCLESCLGNCLGNKCGSEGASQKYGAQNDELKEDFKNLINIDFINEIDVDFEEKHNDNVSLQNGSRGSGGSDGSGHNSANVCKGFQRLHNRHLSSGKRFNALGSCMSEGLLSASATCVGNCLGGGSCLGGSCLGGSCVQNCLGGSCVENCLGGSCVGSCNGSVKAPDFDKFDKFEKFGAYESYDGFGKFDKFDKFDKFDKFDKFDKFDKFDGFEKFDGFEKFDGFEKFDRFDKFETYDKLPFESGSREPSYLLNGAEGGAAAEEVEEGEAAGNVEEGEAAGNVEDGEAAGEAGAEANPFNGECDFAYGSASRSSNHKGGSACGVPADEGAGVVLSEGFNRYFCEEGPKGVYNYYGSGSGGGAAVGGVGGGVVVGHNSNVHLNLSASGNSGRNGSSATLEDASMSNNYSGVMDPPENGLSTAAANSLTTAAANSLTTAAANSLTTAAANSLTTAAANSLTTAAANGLTTAAANGLTTAAANGLTTAAANGLTTAAANGLTTAAANGLTTAAANGLTTSANNGVATSTANGLANSAGNSTTNSVGNSGLANTISSSLYRNTMTPKLYIDGIPVNTTFGKYEEGSFCEMKKEDKLRGAAGAAVAAAEGGAGADYDLKMSEEEANKGFLNYSFQSPRVDNEQSFSDNYVNFF